The Asterias amurensis chromosome 21, ASM3211899v1 genome has a segment encoding these proteins:
- the LOC139952925 gene encoding uncharacterized protein, protein MTDGQGSTERHYRRLLDKLKSRSSRIFVKAQMQNRTQETKLKTVVKILEKDRDLRIRKAHEGIWKVTDKACPVPRLEKTEGLPSYLSSRPKATTLPTPGELASLLPKKRVIQRQYAAEPIREKHQPPKEYSRISKRKLSTMTPDQVQIRHYRKVLNDWEQRLETTGEETAEKPEVGDHVGGLGALEGSQEEASQKKPIETDGFSTVADSSAAEESVRMVMRKLGIRPQSSPLYYSSQRTKPRKKRPQTSIGTQCDTIIEQKYESKSKVLKTNYLDMYKIQMKNHVTRMKTKGVMPAPSIRVDESAQQKPAKSAAGMSRATTPSKSPSKFAAAPFIPETRGIKTPAKMDTRSSSTLMQQTASSSLRKTPRMRRASKQLMNMSAFDQLHDEVKQIQSYRSFRRESLQVDDPDVANMDDVENGELFEEMKRCRYIRWTKDDEAIIEEMNENEPLQSQLALLTLKYTPEKTPSKKKTAWETMQSDVN, encoded by the coding sequence ATGACGGACGGCCAGGGCAGCACGGAGCGTCACTACCGACGATTGTTAGATAAACTGAAATCCCGCTCGAGTCGCATCTTCGTGAAGGCACAGATGCAGAACCGAACGCAGGAGACGAAGCTGAAAACTGTCGTCAAGATTCTGGAGAAAGATCGCGATTTGAGGATACGGAAGGCGCACGAGGGAATTTGGAAAGTGACCGATAAAGCTTGCCCGGTGCCCAGGTTGGAGAAGACAGAAGGCTTGCCGTCTTATCTGTCGTCACGGCCCAAAGCAACCACCTTACCTACCCCGGGCGAGCTAGCCTCCCTCCTACCCAAAAAGAGGGTCATCCAACGGCAGTATGCGGCAGAGCCAATCAGAGAAAAACACCAACCGCCTAAAGAGTATAGCAGGATCTCTAAAAGGAAACTGTCGACAATGACCCCTGACCAGGTTCAGATTAGACACTATCGAAAGGTTCTGAACGACTGGGAACAAAGACTAGAAACAACCGGAGAAGAAACGGCTGAGAAACCGGAAGTAGGAGACCATGTCGGAGGACTTGGTGCGTTAGAGGGATCTCAGGAGGAGGCATCCCAAAAGAAACCCATCGAGACAGACGGGTTCTCTACGGTTGCAGATAGTTCCGCAGCCGAGGAGTCAGTCAGAATGGTGATGAGGAAATTAGGCATACGCCCTCAATCGAGCCCCTTGTATTATTCCTCTCAGAGAACCAAACCGAGGAAAAAGCGCCCTCAGACGAGCATCGGGACTCAGTGTGACACAATCATCGAACAGAAATACGAATCTAAAAGTAAAGTACTGAAAACCAACTATCTGGACATGTACAAAATACAGATGAAAAACCACGTGACACGCATGAAAACAAAGGGTGTGATGCCAGCACCTTCAATACGCGTGGATGAAAGTGCACAACAAAAGCCCGCCAAATCAGCAGCAGGGATGTCCCGTGCCACGACGCCCTCTAAATCGCCAAGTAAGTTCGCAGCAGCCCCGTTCATCCCCGAAACGCGCGGTATCAAAACGCCCGCCAAAATGGACACGCGCTCCTCCTCAACGTTGATGCAACAGACCGCTTCGTCCTCCTTGCGCAAGACTCCCCGAATGCGCAGGGCCAGCaagcagctcatgaatatgtctGCCTTCGATCAACTTCACGACGAGGTGAAACAGATACAATCCTACAGAAGTTTTAGGCGGGAATCTCTGCAAGTAGACGACCCAGACGTGGCAAACATGGACGACGTTGAAAATGGAGAATTGTTTGAGGAGATGAAACGATGTCGGTACATTCGGTGGACGAAAGATGACGAAGCAATAATTGAAGAAATGAACGAAAATGAACCATTGCAGAGCCAGCTTGCTTTACTGACTCTCAAATATACACCGGAGAAGACTCCATCGAAGAAAAAAACTGCATGGGAAACCATGCAAAGTGATGTGAATTAG